A window of Coturnix japonica isolate 7356 chromosome 2, Coturnix japonica 2.1, whole genome shotgun sequence contains these coding sequences:
- the LOC107308837 gene encoding 7-alpha-hydroxycholest-4-en-3-one 12-alpha-hydroxylase: MATMAFWAVFLCTLVVSLLGGLYLLGAFRRRRPNEPPLDKGIIPWLGYGLDFRKDSSGFLSKMQRKHGDIFTVLIGGYYFTFVMDPFYFGAIVKESRSKLDFLTFAAKLVFQVFGYKSSKNNNSALHAFNTKHLMGEGLSLLTQATMDNFQKLMLFKLSSGEEKQPWQEANLFHYCYNIVFRAGYLALYGTQSYQETGSKEKAHEQDLIHSNQLFTEFRKYDRLFPRLAYAMLPPKDKVEAERLKRFFWDALSVSKASQKENVSRWISDQDQFLAENGVPDYMRDRFKFMMLWASQGNTGPTAFWLLLHLMKNPEAMKAVKGEVEKVLRDHGQEVKPGCPPVNITRDMLDQTPFLDSAVEETLRLVAAPILIRAVLQDMNLKASGGTEYTLRKGDRVALFPHLSVQMNPEIHPEPHKFKYDRFVNPDGTKKDFYKDGKRLKYFNMPWGAGVSTCPGRFFATAEIKLFVSLMLTHYDLELVNDKEEIPAIDSSRWGFGTMQPVHDVRFRYRQRV; this comes from the coding sequence ATGGCTACAATGGCATTCTGGGCAGTTTTCCTCTGCACCTTGGTGGTATCGCTGCTCGGGGGGCTTTACCTCCTGGGGGCCTTTCGGAGACGAAGACCCAATGAGCCACCTCTGGACAAAGGCATCATTCCCTGGCTGGGTTACGGACTGGATTTCAGGAAGGACAGTTCAGGGTTTCTAAGTAAGATGCAGAGAAAACACGGAGATATTTTCACAGTGCTGATTGGAGGCTATTACTTTACCTTTGTGATGGACCCCTTCTACTTTGGAGCCATTGTGAAGGAATCACGGTCTAAACTAGACTTTCTGACCTTTGCAGCTAAATTGGTTTTCCAGGTTTTTGGCTACAAGTCcagcaagaacaacaacagCGCACTGCATGCTTTTAACACAAAGCATCTGATGGGAGAAGGACTCAGTCTCCTGACACAAGCCACCATGGATAACTTCCAGAAGCTGATGCTTTTCAAGCTGAGCTCAGGAGAGGAGAAGCAACCATGGCAAGAGGCCAACCTCTTCCACTACTGCTACAACATCGTCTTCAGAGCTGGGTACCTGGCTCTGTATGGCACCCAGTCTTACCAAGAGACAGGGAGCAAGGAGAAAGCTCACGAGCAAGACCTCATCCACTCCAACCAGCTGTTCACCGAGTTTCGAAAGTATGACCGCCTCTTCCCCCGCCTGGCCTATGCCATGTTGCCTCCCAAGGACAAAGTAGAGGCTGAGAGGCTGAAGAGGTTTTTCTGGGATGCTCTGTCTGTGAGTAAGGCctctcagaaggaaaatgtcagTAGGTGGATAAGTGATCAAGACCAGTTTTTGGCAGAAAATGGTGTCCCTGACTACATGCGGGACCGCTTCAAGTTTATGATGCTGTGGGCATCCCAGGGCAATACGGGCCCTACTGCCTTCTGGCTCCTCTTGCATCTCATGAAGAATCCAGAAGCTATGAAGGCTGTGAAGGGAGAGGTAGAGAAAGTCTTGAGGGATCATGGCCAAGAAGTGAAGCCCGGATGCCCACCAGTTAACATCACCAGAGACATGTTAGACCAGACTCCCTTTCTGGACAGTGCAGTGGAGGAGACCCTGAGGCTGGTGGCAGCCCCAATCCTGATCAGAGCCGTCCTCCAGGATATGAACCTCAAAGCGAGTGGTGGCACAGAGTACACTCTGCGCAAAGGGGACCGGGTAGCTCTGTTCCCACACCTCTCTGTGCAGATGAACCCAGAAATCCACCCCGAGCCTCACAAATTTAAGTATGACCGCTTTGTCAACCCAGACGGCACCAAGAAGGATTTTTACAAGGATGGTAAACGGCTGAAATACTTTAACATGCCTTGGGGGGCCGGTGTATCCACCTGTCCAGGGCGGTTCTTTGCTacagctgaaattaaattgTTTGTGTCCTTGATGCTGACTCACTATGACCTGGAGCTGGTCAACGACAAAGAGGAGATCCCAGCCATAGATTCGAGCCGCTGGGGCTTTGGAACCATGCAGCCTGTTCACGACGTTCGCTTCAGATATCGGCAACGTGTTTGA
- the ACKR2 gene encoding atypical chemokine receptor 2 — MGTARRGAAALPAWDGYFGSLRHGVTAGSHLPYAASKLMTTAAALLDGQDYTARLSDYPYEYLDEEDYVLYGLCTKEEVVSFSKAFLPAFYTVVFLVGFTGNILLFTVLMYVSKKKKMAEVYLLNLVVSDFLLLLTLPVWALFISQWVTWDLLCPFLNAMYIMNFYSGIFFVSCMSLDTYLQIVHACSPHSFVTQKKSFLVLLVLWVLSILLSIPDALFSSTKEMHNKTIMCTHDYGQKHLLWKVVFQVTQNVVGFLLPFFFMVFCYSRSMCVLIVSRVPGSRRALRFVFTLVAVFFVLWFPYNIVLILHSLQYVGLIQSCERSRQLDYAIQITESLSFVHCCLNPVLYAFVRKRFRLYLWKIPQAFCRKGTFDIQLSETNSSCSRYTAQIEMLSITNM; from the exons ATGGGAACTGCCCGCCGTGGAGCAGCGGCTCTT cCAGCCTGGGATGGATACTTCGGCAGTCTCAGACATGGGGTCACAGCAG GCAGCCACTTGCCGTATGCAGCTTCAAAGCTGATGACAACAGCTGCAGCCTTGCTGGATGGCCAAGATTACACTGCCAGATTGAGTGACTACCCCTATGAGTACCTGGATGAGGAGGATTACGTGCTTTATGGCCTTTGCACCAAAGAAGAGGTGGTCTCCTTTAGTAAAGCATTCTTGCCAGCTTTTTACACCGTGGTTTTCCTAGTTGGGTTCACTGGGAACATTCTTCTATTTACTGTCCTCATGTATGtcagtaagaaaaagaagatggcAGAGGTGTATTTGCTGAACCTGGTGGTTTCAGATTTCCTCTTGCTGCTAACCCTTCCTGTCTGGGCCCTGTTCATTTCTCAGTGGGTGACCTGGGATCTGTTGTGCCCCTTCTTAAATGCCATGTACATCATGAATTTTTACAGTGGTATCTTTTTTGTAAGCTGCATGAGTCTGGACACGTATCTGCAGATAGTTCATGCTTGCTCTCCTCACAGCTTTGTGACACAAAAGAAGTCCTTCCTCGTCTTGTTGGTGTTGTGGGTCCTCTCCATACTCCTCTCCATTCCTGACGCCCTCTTCAGCAGCACGAAGGAAATGCACAACAAAACCATCATGTGCACGCATGATTACGGCCAGAAACACTTACTTTGGAAAGTTGTCTTTCAGGTCACTCAAAACGTTGTGGGTTTCCTTCTGCCCTTCTTCTTCATGGTGTTCTGCTATTCCCGCAGCATGTGTGTCCTCATTGTGTCCCGGGTGCCTGGCTCAAGGAGAGCACTCCGCTTTGTCTTTACTCTGGTAGCTGTCTTCTTTGTCCTGTGGTTCCCTTACAACATTGTCCTCATCCTTCACTCCCTGCAGTATGTTGGTCTGATCCAGAGCTGCGAGAGGAGTAGGCAACTGGACTATGCCATACAGATCACAGAGAGCTTGTCCTTTGTCCACTGCTGCCTCAACCCTGTGCTCTATGCTTTTGTGAGGAAACGGTTCAGGTTGTACTTATGGAAGATCCCCCAGGCGTTCTGTAGGAAGGGCACCTTTGACATCCAGCTCTCAGAGACAAACAGCTCTTGCAGCAGATACACCGCTCAGATAGAAATGCTGAGCATCACCAACATGTGA
- the HIGD1A gene encoding HIG1 domain family member 1A, mitochondrial codes for MSSDHEPVYPEYETETSQTSKLLRKFKETPFVPIGMAGFAVVVGYGLYKLKHRGNTKMSLHLIHMRVAAQGFVVGAITCGVLYSMLREYVIKPKE; via the exons ATGTCGTCAGATCATGAACCAGTTTACCCCGAGTATGAGACTGAAACCAGCCAGACGTCGAAGCTGCTACGGAAGTTTAAGGAGACGCCATTCGTACCCATTG GGATGGCTGGCTTTGCCGTGGTGGTGGGCTATGGGCTGTACAAACTGAAGCACCGGGGGAACACGAAGATGTCGCTCCACCTGATTCACATGCGTGTGGCAGCGCAGGGTTTCGTTGTGGGAGCAATAACTTGTG GTGTGCTGTATTCCATGCTTCGGGAGTATGTGATAAAGCCCAAGGAGTAA